The Caenorhabditis elegans chromosome II genome has a segment encoding these proteins:
- the rpl-26 gene encoding Large ribosomal subunit protein uL24 (Confirmed by transcript evidence), which translates to MKVNPFVSSDSGKSRKAHFNAPSHERRRIMSAPLTKELRTKHGIRAIPIRTDDEVVVMRGRHKGNTGRVLRCYRKKFVIHIDKITREKANGSTVHIGIHPSKVRFV; encoded by the exons ATGAAGGTCAATCCGTTCGTCTCCAGCGATTCCGGAAAGAGCCGCAAGGCCCACTTCAACGCTCCATCCCACGAGCGCAGACGCATCATGTCTGCCCCACTCACCAAGGAGCTCCGCACCAAGCACGGAATCCGTGCTATTCCAAtcag aaccGATGATGAGGTCGTCGTTATGCGCGGACGCCATAAGGGAAACACTGGACGTGTCCTCAGATGCTACCGTAAGAAGTTCGTTATCCACATCGACAAGATCACCCGCGAGAAGGCTAACGGATCCACTGTGCACATCGGAATCCACCCTTCGAAGGTGAGGTTTGTATAA
- the F28C6.8 gene encoding Phosphatidylglycerophosphatase and protein-tyrosine phosphatase 1 (Confirmed by transcript evidence), protein MLTSLIFYPSLGYNLFRNYVQPNRWAWYNRVDETLILGAMPFRSMKDELIQKENVGGVVCCTEEFELKAAMNAMREVDWKNEGVEFFAVPMKDFTGTAPRAEINEAVEFIESVASKGKTVYVHCKAGRTRSATVATCYLMKSRNWMSNVAWEFLKDKRHQVLLRNAHWRTVNEYRRFLDSNSSSTGSSN, encoded by the exons atgcttACAAGTTTGATCTTCTATCCATCATTGGGATAtaacttattcagaaattaTGTTCAACCGAATCGATGGGCCTGGTATAATCGTGTTGATGAGACTCTTATTCTTGGAGCAATGCCATTCCGATCAATGAAGGATGAGCTCATTCAGAAGGAAAATGTTGGTGGAGTCGTATGTTGTACTGAAGAATTCGAGTTAAAAGCTGCGATGAATGCAATGAGAGAAGTTGATTGGAAGAATGAAGGTGTCGAGTTTTTTGCTGTGCCGATGAAAGATTTTACGGGAACTGCGCCAAGAGCAGAGATCAACGAAGCGGTGGAATTTATTGAGAGTGTCGCCTCGAAAGGAAAAACTGTTTATGTGCACTGCAAa gcTGGAAGAACTCGAAGTGCCACAGTAGCAACTTGCTATTTGATGAAATCTCGAAATTGGATGTCCAACGTTGCATGGGAATTTCTGAAGGACAAACGACACCAAGTACTTCTTCGAAATGCTCACTGGAGAACTGTCAACGAGTATCGACGATTTTTAGATTCAAACTCTTCATCTACCGGATCATCTAATTAG
- the suf-1 gene encoding Suppressor of forked domain-containing protein (Partially confirmed by transcript evidence) codes for MSGLSMRNPERRIETNPFDVDAWNLLLREHQSRPIDQERDFYESLVKQFPNSGRYWKAYIEHELRSKNFENVEKLFSRCLVSVLNIDLWKCYIHYVFETKGQRDQYREEMAKAYDFALEKVGMDVQAYSIFTEYIAFLKKVPAVGQYAENQRITAVRKIYQKALATPMHNLELIWNDYCTYEKAINITLAEKLIAERGKEYQNARRVEKDLQQMTRGLNRQAVSVPPKGTATEFKQVELWKNLIAWEKTNPLQTEEYGQHARRVVYTYEQSLLCLGYYPDIWYEAAMFLQEASHTLDEKGDVKMAQVLKLETISLYERAITGLMKESKLLYFAYADFQEEHKQFEAVKNIYDRLLGIEHINPTLTYVQLMRFIRRSEGPNNARLVFKRAREDKRTGYQVFVAAALLEYNCMKDKEVAIRVFKLGLKKYENEPEFGLAYADFLSNLNEDNNTRVVFERILTSSKLPADKSIRIWDRFLDFESCVGDLASILKVEKRRKTAYEEAQKDQTMNHSMLVIDRYKFMDLMPCSGEQLKLIGYNALKGTESIAGPSFVGSKNVPTHGPQAASAIMGGAGGHADVARYGFPRPDISQMIPFKPRVNCTASFHPVPGGVFPPPQSVAHLMSLLPPPTCFIGPFINVELLCNMINNMQLPNVSYPKSEDNMLGPMLEQDVKKDMYQLLATTSDPSAVVRSSALSDLKRKRGDSDDEEDYSHLGAVIGSLGSRDAYKRRMNKKNE; via the exons atgTCTGGGTTGAGCATGCGTAACCCAGAGCGTCGGATTGAAACAAATCCATTCGACGTAGACGCGTGGAATTTACTGCTCCGAGAACATCAG TCACGACCGATTGACCAAGAACGAGATTTTTACGAAAGTCTTGTAAAACAATTTCCTAACTCCGGACGGTACTGGAAAGCTTACATCGAGCACGAG cttcgttccaaaaatttcgaaaatgtggAGAAG ttaTTCAGTAGATGTCTTGTGTCTGTTCTCAACATAGATCTGTGGAAATGCTATATTCATTACGTATTCGAAACGAAAGGACAGAGGGATCAATATCGTGAAGAAATGGCTAAAGCTTACGATTTCGCACTAGAAAAAGTTGGAATGGATGTCCAGGCTTACTCAATCTTCACAGAATACAtagcatttttgaagaaagt GCCGGCAGTTGGACAGTATGCAGAAAATCAGCGAATCACAGCAGTTCgaaaaatttatcagaaagCCTTGGCAACTCCCATGCACAATCTAGAATTGATTTGGAATGACTATTGCACTTACGAGAAGGCGATCAATATTACATTAGCAGAAAAACTGATCGCTGAACGAGGAAAAGAATATCAGAATGCTCGAAGAGTTGAAAAAGATTTACAACAAATGACACGAGGATTGAATCGGCAAGCGGTTTCAGTGCCACCTAAAGGAACCGCCACAGAATTCAAACAAGTTGAgttatggaaaaatttgattgcaTGGGAGAAAACGAATCCTTTACAAACCGAAGAATACGGGCAACATGCGAGGAGAGTTGTGTATACTTACGAACAATCACTTCTCTGCTTGGGTTACTACCCAGATATTTGGTATGAGGCAGCAATGTTCTTACAAGAAGCTAGTCATACATTGGATGAGAAGGGAGATGTTAAGATGGCACAagtgttgaaattggaaacaatTA GTCTCTATGAGCGAGCAATTACTGGATTGATGAAAGAATCGAAGCTTCTATATTTTGCATACGCCGATTTCCAAGAAGAGCACAAACAATTTGAAGCAGTCAAGAACATTTATGATAGATTGTTAGGAATTGAACATATCAATCCAACATTAACTTATGTGCAATTAATGAGATTTATCAGAAGGTCTGAGGGACCTAATAACGCTCGACTGGTTTTCAAAAGGGCACGAGAGGATAAACGAACAGGATATCAAGTATTTGTAGCTGCTGCATTGTTGGAATACAATTGTATGAAGGATAAAGAAGTTGCCATCCGAGTATTCAAATTAGGATtgaagaaatatgaaaatgagcCAGAATTCGGTCTGGCCTACGCCGATTTTTTGTCTAATCTGAATGAAGATAACAACACGAGAGTAGTTTTCGAAAGGATTTTGACATCGTCAAAGCTCCCCGCCGACAAGTCCAT CCGGATTTGGGATCGATTTTTGGACTTTGAAAGCTGTGTTGGTGATCTTGCTTCTATTCTCAAGGTTGAAAAGAGGCGAAAAACGGCATACGAGGAAGCTCAAAAAGATCAGACAATGAACCATTCTATGCTTGTGATTGATAGATATAAGTTTATGGATCTAATGCCGTGCAGTGGAGAGCAACTGAAACTTATTGGATATAATGCACTG aaggGTACGGAAAGCATCGCCGGACCATCATTCGTTGGTTCAAAGAATGTTCCAACTCATGGACCACAAGCAGCCAGTGCAATTATGGGTGGAGCTGGTGGACACGCAGACGTGGCACGATACGGTTTCCCAAGACCCGACATATCACAAATGATTCCATTCAAACCACGAGTCAATTGTACGGCATCGTTTCATCCGGTACCTGGAGGCGTATTTCCACCACCACAATCAGTTGCACATCTCATGTCTCTTCTTCCTCCTCCAACTTGTTTTATTGGACCATTTATCAATGTGGAATTGTTGTGCAATATGATCAATAATATGCAGCTTCCAAACGtttcat atcCAAAGTCAGAGGACAATATGCTTGGCCCAATGTTGGAACAAGACGTCAAAAAAGATATGTATCAATTGTTAGCAACAACGTCAGATCCATCAGca gtcgTTCGTTCATCAGCTCTGTCCGATTTGAAACGAAAGCGCGGAGATTCAGATGATGAGGAAGATTATAGTCATTTGGGAGCTGTAATAGGATCTCTTGGCAGCAGGGATGCCTACAAACGACGGatgaataagaaaaatgagtaG
- the rpl-26 gene encoding Large ribosomal subunit protein uL24 (Confirmed by transcript evidence): MKVNPFVSSDSGKSRKAHFNAPSHERRRIMSAPLTKELRTKHGIRAIPIRTDDEVVVMRGRHKGNTGRVLRCYRKKFVIHIDKITREKANGSTVHIGIHPSKVAITKLKLDKDRRALVERKAAGRSRVTGILKGKHTDETVN; encoded by the exons ATGAAGGTCAATCCGTTCGTCTCCAGCGATTCCGGAAAGAGCCGCAAGGCCCACTTCAACGCTCCATCCCACGAGCGCAGACGCATCATGTCTGCCCCACTCACCAAGGAGCTCCGCACCAAGCACGGAATCCGTGCTATTCCAAtcag aaccGATGATGAGGTCGTCGTTATGCGCGGACGCCATAAGGGAAACACTGGACGTGTCCTCAGATGCTACCGTAAGAAGTTCGTTATCCACATCGACAAGATCACCCGCGAGAAGGCTAACGGATCCACTGTGCACATCGGAATCCACCCTTCGAAG GTCGCTATCACCAAGCTGAAGCTCGATAAGGATCGTCGTGCCCTCGTTGAGCGCAAGGCTGCCGGACGTTCCCGCGTCACTGGAATCCTCAAGGGAAAGCACACTGACGAGACCGTCAACTAA
- the F28C6.8 gene encoding Phosphatidylglycerophosphatase and protein-tyrosine phosphatase 1 (Confirmed by transcript evidence): protein MPFRSMKDELIQKENVGGVVCCTEEFELKAAMNAMREVDWKNEGVEFFAVPMKDFTGTAPRAEINEAVEFIESVASKGKTVYVHCKAGRTRSATVATCYLMKSRNWMSNVAWEFLKDKRHQVLLRNAHWRTVNEYRRFLDSNSSSTGSSN, encoded by the exons ATGCCATTCCGATCAATGAAGGATGAGCTCATTCAGAAGGAAAATGTTGGTGGAGTCGTATGTTGTACTGAAGAATTCGAGTTAAAAGCTGCGATGAATGCAATGAGAGAAGTTGATTGGAAGAATGAAGGTGTCGAGTTTTTTGCTGTGCCGATGAAAGATTTTACGGGAACTGCGCCAAGAGCAGAGATCAACGAAGCGGTGGAATTTATTGAGAGTGTCGCCTCGAAAGGAAAAACTGTTTATGTGCACTGCAAa gcTGGAAGAACTCGAAGTGCCACAGTAGCAACTTGCTATTTGATGAAATCTCGAAATTGGATGTCCAACGTTGCATGGGAATTTCTGAAGGACAAACGACACCAAGTACTTCTTCGAAATGCTCACTGGAGAACTGTCAACGAGTATCGACGATTTTTAGATTCAAACTCTTCATCTACCGGATCATCTAATTAG
- the pigg-1 gene encoding GPI ethanolamine phosphate transferase 2 C-terminal domain-containing protein (Confirmed by transcript evidence), whose protein sequence is MISKKGKFWISRVLVVCACALLVYSFVALDITPTPPTEEFGFKDGNQESSSSPRLVFMVIDAFRLSFLTSSKSPMSFTKSEITKKSAKLFDAYARMPTVTLPRITAYLTGTLPSFGTVLTNLATAEMKTANWISRIQKIGKKVHFFGDDTWIRLLPRSFEKFEGVTSFFVSDYTDVDNNVTRHLDTELSNTNHSWDALILHYLGLDHIGHSLGGSSSKIPEKLKEMDDVIGRIHKYLKSSTSVDQESYLIVCGDHGMTAAGSHGGASPDETRVPVVIWKFGREEGNKNYGNQDDSLKQPPRIEQIDVSSTIFDVFNMPIPIESYGISLINYFSDDEEEYFEKQHNQFRRIVQAKHLAISDICDENCDYSDKFIKSALKKWFLTVQSELIGSASEVPNKSLGVCVFLLLVALTLSMGLWNLHLSKSDFFIFLINITYFASSLIEEEHEIWYYLGSTVVAIRALRNFKIWNKTEVKSIFFLAFLHRIACSYTQSTRRRWIMDSSLLPPSIFSDTLDFQPNNLNTILNEYPIIVILTCSLFWMYGYKQSKFHIILPMVSHFLRLFELTQFNEVLMHFIRLSILPISYSTGSVLAGCLPLLLAIVPVSQILLLLVIYNMGKLFSKLNLGSVEFVTLCMSSFFYTGNSNSLSTLSLTSAYVGLSSYQPILVGLQLMLYTFSGPILFLCGCNASSCTSLLNHLFSYRISSMCTSLICLYIFQNHLFIWSVYSPKVVYDMAHVIFFGLIGLL, encoded by the exons ATGATctcaaaaaaagggaaattttgG ATATCGAGAGTGCTGGTTGTTTGTGCATGTGCTCTTCTCGTTTATAGCTTTGTTGCACTAGACATCACACCAACACCGCCTACAGAAGAATTTGGATTCAAGGATGGCAATCAAG AATCATCATCGTCACCTCGTCTTGTTTTCATGGTTATCGACGCCTTCCGTCTGTCATTTTTAACATCTTCCAAGTCACCGATGAGCTTCACGAAATCAGAAATCACTAAGAAATCTGCCAAGTTATTTGACGCGTACGCGAGGatgcctacagtaaccctgccAAGAATAACTGCATATTTAACTGGAACACTTCCATCATTCGGAACAGTTCTCACAAATCTGGCAACTGCTGAAATGAAGACAGCTAATTGGAtttcaagaattcaaaaaattggcaagaaGGTTCATTTTTTTGGCGATGACACTTGGATTCGACTGTTGCctagaagttttgaaaagttcgaaGGAGTAACATCGTTTTTTGTGTCAGACTACACAGATGTCGATAATAATGTTACCCGGCATCTAGATACAGAACTTTCAAATACAAATCATTCTTGGGATGCTCTTATTCTTCATTATTTAGGATTAGATCATATTGGTCATTCACTGGGTGGAAGCTCGTCTAAAATACCAGAAAAGCTGAAAGAAATGGATGATGTTATAGGACGAAtacataaatatttgaaaagttctacATCTGTTGATCAGGAAAGTTATCTGATTGTGTGTGGAGATCATGGAATGACTGCAGCTGGATCACACGGTGGAGCAAGTCCAGATGAAACTAGAGTTCCCGTggttatttggaaatttggaaggGAAGAAGGCAATAAAAACTATGGGAATCAAGACGATTCTCTGAAACAGCCTCCACGAATTGAACAAATTGACGTTTCTTCTACAATATTTGATGTATTCAATATGCCGATTCCCATAGAATCGTACGGAATCTCATTGATCAACTATTTTAGTGATGACGAagaagaatattttgaaaagcaacATAACCAGTTTCGTCGAATCGTACAAg ctAAGCATCTTGCAATCTCGGATATCTGTGATGAAAACTGTGATTATTCGGataaattcataaaaagtGCTCTGAAAAAGTGGTTTCTCACAGTTCAATCTGAATTGATTGGATCTGCATCAGAAGTTCCTAACAAATCACTTGGCGTTTGTGTTTTTCTATTATTAGTA gCATTAACTTTGTCAATGGGTCTCTGGAATCTACATTTATCCAAATCtgacttttttatttttctcataaacATAACATACTTCGCGAGCAGCTTAATTGAAGAAGAACACGAAATTTGGTATTACTTGGGGAGTACGGTAGTCGCAATTCGAGCTctacgaaatttcaaaatttggaataaaacCGAG gtcaaGTCAATTTTCTTTCTCGCCTTCCTTCATCGAATTGCATGTAGCTATACCCAAAGTACACGAAGAAGATGGATCATGGATTCCAGCTTGCTGCCACCTTCTATATTTTCTGACACACTTGACTTCCAGCCAAACAacttaaatacaattttaaa TGAATACCCAATAATCGTAATCCTTACTTGCTCATTATTCTGGATGTATGGCTACAAACAATCGAAATTTCATATCATTCTGCCAATGGTCTCACATTTTCTCCGTCTTTTCGAATTAACACA attcaacgAAGTTTTAATGCATTTCATTCGGTTATCAATTCTCCCTATCTCATATTCAACCGGATCAGTGCTCGCTGGATGTCTTCCATTGCTCCTCGCAATTGTACCAGTATCTCAAATTTTACTGCTCCTAGTCATATACAATATGGGAAAACTGTTCTCAAAGCTGAATCTTGGAAGTGTAGAATTTGTCACACTGTGCATGTCATCTTTCTTCTATACG ggaaacTCGAACAGTTTATCAACATTATCTTTAACATCAGCTTACGTTGGACTTTCGAGTTATCAGCCGATCCTTGTTGGACTTCAGCTCATGCTATATACATTCTCGGGTCCCATTTTGTT
- the pigg-1 gene encoding GPI ethanolamine phosphate transferase 2 (Confirmed by transcript evidence) — MISKKGKFWISRVLVVCACALLVYSFVALDITPTPPTEEFGFKDGNQESSSSPRLVFMVIDAFRLSFLTSSKSPMSFTKSEITKKSAKLFDAYARMPTVTLPRITAYLTGTLPSFGTVLTNLATAEMKTANWISRIQKIGKKVHFFGDDTWIRLLPRSFEKFEGVTSFFVSDYTDVDNNVTRHLDTELSNTNHSWDALILHYLGLDHIGHSLGGSSSKIPEKLKEMDDVIGRIHKYLKSSTSVDQESYLIVCGDHGMTAAGSHGGASPDETRVPVVIWKFGREEGNKNYGNQDDSLKQPPRIEQIDVSSTIFDVFNMPIPIESYGISLINYFSDDEEEYFEKQHNQFRRIVQAKHLAISDICDENCDYSDKFIKSALKKWFLTVQSELIGSASEVPNKSLGVCVFLLLVALTLSMGLWNLHLSKSDFFIFLINITYFASSLIEEEHEIWYYLGSTVVAIRALRNFKIWNKTEVKSIFFLAFLHRIACSYTQSTRRRWIMDSSLLPPSIFSDTLDFQPNNLNTILNEYPIIVILTCSLFWMYGYKQSKFHIILPMVSHFLRLFELTQFNEVLMHFIRLSILPISYSTGSVLAGCLPLLLAIVPVSQILLLLVIYNMGKLFSKLNLGSVEFVTLCMSSFFYTFINIIFNISLRWTFELSADPCWTSAHAIYILGSHFVPLWMQCFIMHIIA; from the exons ATGATctcaaaaaaagggaaattttgG ATATCGAGAGTGCTGGTTGTTTGTGCATGTGCTCTTCTCGTTTATAGCTTTGTTGCACTAGACATCACACCAACACCGCCTACAGAAGAATTTGGATTCAAGGATGGCAATCAAG AATCATCATCGTCACCTCGTCTTGTTTTCATGGTTATCGACGCCTTCCGTCTGTCATTTTTAACATCTTCCAAGTCACCGATGAGCTTCACGAAATCAGAAATCACTAAGAAATCTGCCAAGTTATTTGACGCGTACGCGAGGatgcctacagtaaccctgccAAGAATAACTGCATATTTAACTGGAACACTTCCATCATTCGGAACAGTTCTCACAAATCTGGCAACTGCTGAAATGAAGACAGCTAATTGGAtttcaagaattcaaaaaattggcaagaaGGTTCATTTTTTTGGCGATGACACTTGGATTCGACTGTTGCctagaagttttgaaaagttcgaaGGAGTAACATCGTTTTTTGTGTCAGACTACACAGATGTCGATAATAATGTTACCCGGCATCTAGATACAGAACTTTCAAATACAAATCATTCTTGGGATGCTCTTATTCTTCATTATTTAGGATTAGATCATATTGGTCATTCACTGGGTGGAAGCTCGTCTAAAATACCAGAAAAGCTGAAAGAAATGGATGATGTTATAGGACGAAtacataaatatttgaaaagttctacATCTGTTGATCAGGAAAGTTATCTGATTGTGTGTGGAGATCATGGAATGACTGCAGCTGGATCACACGGTGGAGCAAGTCCAGATGAAACTAGAGTTCCCGTggttatttggaaatttggaaggGAAGAAGGCAATAAAAACTATGGGAATCAAGACGATTCTCTGAAACAGCCTCCACGAATTGAACAAATTGACGTTTCTTCTACAATATTTGATGTATTCAATATGCCGATTCCCATAGAATCGTACGGAATCTCATTGATCAACTATTTTAGTGATGACGAagaagaatattttgaaaagcaacATAACCAGTTTCGTCGAATCGTACAAg ctAAGCATCTTGCAATCTCGGATATCTGTGATGAAAACTGTGATTATTCGGataaattcataaaaagtGCTCTGAAAAAGTGGTTTCTCACAGTTCAATCTGAATTGATTGGATCTGCATCAGAAGTTCCTAACAAATCACTTGGCGTTTGTGTTTTTCTATTATTAGTA gCATTAACTTTGTCAATGGGTCTCTGGAATCTACATTTATCCAAATCtgacttttttatttttctcataaacATAACATACTTCGCGAGCAGCTTAATTGAAGAAGAACACGAAATTTGGTATTACTTGGGGAGTACGGTAGTCGCAATTCGAGCTctacgaaatttcaaaatttggaataaaacCGAG gtcaaGTCAATTTTCTTTCTCGCCTTCCTTCATCGAATTGCATGTAGCTATACCCAAAGTACACGAAGAAGATGGATCATGGATTCCAGCTTGCTGCCACCTTCTATATTTTCTGACACACTTGACTTCCAGCCAAACAacttaaatacaattttaaa TGAATACCCAATAATCGTAATCCTTACTTGCTCATTATTCTGGATGTATGGCTACAAACAATCGAAATTTCATATCATTCTGCCAATGGTCTCACATTTTCTCCGTCTTTTCGAATTAACACA attcaacgAAGTTTTAATGCATTTCATTCGGTTATCAATTCTCCCTATCTCATATTCAACCGGATCAGTGCTCGCTGGATGTCTTCCATTGCTCCTCGCAATTGTACCAGTATCTCAAATTTTACTGCTCCTAGTCATATACAATATGGGAAAACTGTTCTCAAAGCTGAATCTTGGAAGTGTAGAATTTGTCACACTGTGCATGTCATCTTTCTTCTATACG TTTATCAACATTATCTTTAACATCAGCTTACGTTGGACTTTCGAGTTATCAGCCGATCCTTGTTGGACTTCAGCTCATGCTATATACATTCTCGGGTCCCATTTTGTT
- the cpf-1 gene encoding Cleavage stimulation factor 50 kDa subunit (Confirmed by transcript evidence), with protein MKPDIKDREYMYRLIIGQLFYDGHQQIAVNLANTLGCSAPAPPPSDKLFRLVTIAKQFVEDPDYKAEEKSSPMQFEPVSSGLDLEYDADVQPVSSEPSEYETIYLTVHKAPCRAAAFNSDGSLVATGSADCSIKIMDVERILAREKEHREMNENGPDAHHPVIRTLYDHVDDVNTVIFHPRDSILISGSNDKTVKLFDFSKTAVKKAMKTLSEVYPVRALSCHPGGEFLLVATDHPTVRLYNIETAQAYASANPDDQHTESVTDVHYSENARLYVTASKDGHVKIWDGVSNRCVETFKRAHDGSSICSAKFTKNGKYILTSGMDSIVKLWELSTNRCLIVYTGAGATGAQDFATNASFNHNEDYVLFPDEKSGSMCSWDARNSDRKRLLALGHTSACRTFVHSPSMPAFMTGSDDHRARFWYRKPATNEH; from the exons ATGAAGCCAGATATCAAAGATCGTGAATACATGTATCGGCTGATTATTGG GCAGCTTTTCTACGATGGTCATCAACAAATTGCCGTCAACCTCGCAAATACTTTGGGATGTTCTGCTCCAGCTCCGCCGCCTTCAGATAAATTGTTCAGACTGGTCACAATTGCAAAGCAATTTGTAGAGGATCCAGATTACAAAGCCGAAGAAAAATCCTCGCCG aTGCAATTCGAACCCGTCTCTTCGGGCTTGGATCTCGAATACGACGCTGATGTGCAGCCAGTTTCTTCCGAGCCATCGGAGTATGAGACCATCTACTTGACGGTTCACAAAGCTCCTTGTAGAGCAGCAGCGTTCAATTCGGATGGTTCCTTAGTGGCAACAGGTTCAGCAGATTGCTCGATCAAAATTATGGATGTTGAGAGAATTCTTGCCCGCGAGAAAGAGCACAGAGAAATGAACGAAAATGGTCCAGATGCGCACCATCCGGTGATAAGAACTCTGTATGATCATGTTGAt GACGTTAATACTGTGATCTTCCATCCAAGAGACTCAATTCTTATCTCCGGATCGAATGATAAGACTGTGAAGTTAtttgatttctcaaaaactgctGTTAAAAAGGCGATGAAAACGTTGTCG gAAGTATACCCAGTGCGTGCACTCTCGTGTCACCCAGGTGGTGAATTTCTTCTTGTTGCAACGGATCATCCTACTGTTCGTCTCTACAACATTGAAACAGCTCAGGCATATGCTTCAGCGAATCCAGATGATCAACATACTGAATCTGTAACAGATGTtcattattctgaaaatgcacGGCTCTATGTAACGGCTTCAAAGGATGGGCACGTAAAGATATGGGATGGTGTGTCAAACAGATGTGTAGAGACATTCAAAAGAGCTCACGATGGTTCATCAATCTGCTCAGCCAAATTTACAAAGAATGGAAAATACATATTAACAAGTGGAATGGATAGTATTGTGAAACTATGGGAACTGAGTACTAATCGGTGTTTGATTGTCTATACGGGAGCAGGAGCTACTGGAGCACAGGATTTTGCCACAAACGCTTCATTTAACCACAATGAAGATTACG tgttatTCCCAGACGAGAAGAGTGGAAGCATGTGCTCGTGGGATGCTCGCAATTCCGACAGAAAGCGACTTCTTGCTCTAGGACACACATCAGCGTGCCGAACTTTCGTTCATTCCCCATCCATGCCAGCATTCATGACAGGAAGTGACGATCATCGTGCTCGATTCTGGTATAGAAAACCGGCAACAAATGAACATTGA
- the F28C6.5 gene encoding Amelotin (Confirmed by transcript evidence), whose amino-acid sequence MIFLLFLLIVTSEQAPALPSLGLLSGSDGVLVKEYINAITAYGPGLGVYSPYSYVDVSYDNIPFVGKIPIIGKDGTSSRLGVSPFYPADGNPSNPFPPIYKARPLPLHVPEPQDVVAVPLDEEALHGEPLFPPELILPSELAAEEAAKKKALETKKPENPFADVVETNEQLDTVHWPTAVSTSEIEGEDSQGKNMVQEDEPQRSVIIDEAREKPMQPFEAAKISIGANDRPKNPFRSRRILMERF is encoded by the exons atgatttttctattgtttttgttgattgtGACATCGGAACAGGCGCCAGCTCTTCCGTCTCTTGGACTGCTCAGTGGATCTGATGGGGTACTCGTAAAAGAGTACATTAATGCTATTACAGCATATGGTCCAGGATTGGGAGTttatt CTCCATATAGTTATGTGGATGTTTCCTATGACAACATTCCATTCGTGGGAAAAATTCCTATTATTGGAAAAGACGGAACATCCTCAAGACTAGGTGTGTCTCCATTCTATCCTGCAGATGGAAACCCATCAAATCCGTTCCCACCTATATATAA agctcGTCCTCTACCTCTTCATGTCCCAGAGCCACAAGACGTCGTAGCCGTTCCATTAGATGAAGAAGCTCTTCACGGAGAACCACTATTCCCGCCAGAGCTCATTCTTCCGAGTGAACTGGCTGCAGAAGAAGCGGCAAAGAAAAAGGCTTTGGAGACAAAGAAACCTGAGAATCCATTTGCTGACGTTGTTGAAACCAATGAGCAGTTGGATACTGTACATTGGCCAACGGCAGTGAGTACATCAGAGATAGAAGGAGAGGACTCACAGGGAAAGAATATGGTTcaag aagatgaACCACAACGCTCAGTAATAATCGATGAAGCGAGAGAGAAACCCATGCAGCCATTTGAAGCAGCCAAGATATCAATTGGTGCGAACGACCGGCCGAAGAACCCATTCCGGTCCCGACGAATTCTCATGGAGAGGTTCTAA